The genomic window GTTGCCGTCCAAACATGcaataaatatattagaaaTTGTGATTAAATTAAAGTAACAGCCACTTGAAATTATTAATGGAAAACTAATTTTTAACCACGGTTATCCTAATTTTTATTACAATTGAAACACATGTTCTAATGGTTGAAAGactttattgtaagtaagggatgaaAATTTGATTCTCATTATAGACAAATTTGTattctttttaatataaatctgcaatagaaaaagatgaaaaataatagaaaaaaattagatttagcgttaacttaattatattaacaaacttatataatatatataagagaGATATACACtatagggcccgtttggtgcgcatgatagcatagtgacaggatatgatataaaacatgataaggataggataggataacagcaggataacagttatactcaattatcatatcctgtgtttggtgcacacaggataacaaacatgataactattatattttgtttttaatagctcataataatatgataaagatatataacatatttaaataacaaaattactcttctaaaacaattgttatttttttaaaattattttataatactttgaattttacaaataaaaaaatataaataagtaatcaaataactttatataatttcaaataaaaatcatgagacaataatcaaatttaattttttatatgaatcatgatcaaataaataactcaataatatatatatgttagataagccaaataaatatatgatatatctcatacgtaaataataaaactactattgcaaaagaattatatttaatttttaataaaatttaaattaatatctctatttgtcaattttttaataatcattttaaaatattgtaattttagtaaaattttgattttttagaatatataaattacaaaattaccctgtgagaaaatcacatatatatttaaaaattaattattttattatttatattttattaattttattttatgtattttaaaatatattttataaaataaatcagtaatttttttttcttatcttatcctgctggtaacccagctcaaattcagaataagaattataactagagagacatgataggataagtttcaagattaacttatcatatcatgttgtatcaccaaacactggattgcgacaggatatgataaagttatcatatcatgtctcttatcatgtgcaccaaacgggccctataGAGATTTATATACATAACTCGCGTAGTAGATCCCatagaaaataaacaaaccaatTAAATATTCATGCATTCCGAAAAATAAGACAAGAAATAGATATCCTCCATAATCTTCAACATGAACGTACCTATAATAATATTCTTATAGTATAGTACAGTCAATCGATCACCACCAACAACAATTCCATTTCATGTTAATCAAAACACCaattcataaattaattaatatagcaataattataattaacaaAAGTCGATCGATACATAGTTAAACATATCTTACATGTACCTAATTAAATAAAGACCAAAAACTACTAAAATTTCGACCTCAAGGGTGGTACATATATAGGGAATCGGATTTCCCGTGACGTTGTAGCTAATCCAAACCATCTGATTTCCATTTAACAGATGTGATCTTTTCACAATGTAAAAcagaaatttaaatttgaactaTCAGATCTACAATCAACAACTGTAATTGCTTACAGTGTTAAACTATGTGGTTATGCTACATCCGTGAATTTGTATCTCATATGACCATATCTAGTAGTAATATGGTTGGTGACGTAGCATGTGATGATTTGAATTATGAGAAGAATTAGGTTGGTAGAGATTAGGGCTATTATTATCTAGAGTACTTTGTGTTAATGGCATATTATTACTATCATAAGAACATTGAGGTGTGGAAGAATCATGTTCTGGTTGGCATTCCATGTTAACACCAAATAACCTAAGTACCCTTGAACTAGAACTTGAACTTGAACTATTTCCTAGTGGTTTTGTCCTTTGGTTCTGACTTTGGGACCCTCTACCTGTAACAAAATAACACGTGCAtggattaaaattttaattatataatcatatttttgttgcatatacaaacaaaaaaagtagataaaattagaaaatttaatGTGACTATTCAAAATTCGATTATGATTAGGATGATGTGAAGGATACAAATCAAACACCACCGTCTAGTTTTCTGAACCtacaagctttttttttttattgaaataaaaaattattaaattctttgtttatatatttggaGGAAAAAAATGCACGTTCATTGAACAAAATGGGCGCGTGTGAATCACGAAGTATTTGAACTAAGATGAGAACAAAGGATTTGCCTTCTCACAAATCCCAACAAAAAACCACATTTCTCCCAATTAATTGGAAGGTAGACTTCACGCACTTCCATGAGGATGTAGTAAGTACTTcatcttcaattttattttattttttcttgctAATCATCTTCTTGTCTTTTTTGCAATTAAATAGTGTGTacaaaatattccaattttactttttaatgaAACAGTAAGATCAAGCATATATCAAAGCAAAAGTAAATTAATTATACTTTGTgttattttcactttttaagaTGAATCAACTGAGTTACACTCATGAAGACCGAACTATCGTGTTATTATTCATACTCAAAATGTAAGTGTGAAAGAACAAGGTAAAAAAACATACATAATTTTAGggtaaaaatgtaaattaattaGTTATACTTTCTCCGactttaattataagtaaattttcactttttaaatttattagatAATTAATATATCTGACTTtaattatagactagatacacacaaaaaaaaaaggttaaattttacttataattaaagtCAAAGAGGAAGTAGAGTCTAAACAACCTACTATGTAGTTTCCAATTTAAATTAGGtattaaataagaatataatgGTGGTAAATTAGATCTATCTTAACACTGCTGCATTCTCAACATTAAATTCAAATCCAAAATCTGATTAAGTTGAAAGAGAGTTTGACCATttcaattcattcaaattaACATTCTTGAGTATTAACTAAGTAGTTGAACTTAAATGGTTAATAACTCGTAATTAACCACGAATTAGTCGTAAGAATCTGAGTTCAAATCTTAACCAGAACATCCTTAACCAGAATCGCAATACTCCAACTATAATTTAAAACCATGGATAAATGAGGATAGTACAAGATTAATTTATACTTGTTAGATTAGTAATTGATTGTATTAATGTATCATATACTATCTTTGTAATATTAATCCTTGCTCTAATCTTAGTAAATCTTGTAGTTAGGTTagtgtttttaatatatttttcttttaaaaaataaaataaaaatagaatgtGAATGTGTATACAAAAGATGAGATAACATTAAAAGAGATAATGAGACCTGCATGAAGACAGTGATCATGTTGATACGGCAAAACCTGATGATGCGCAGGATAAGGAACATGCGCAGAATAGAAACCTCTGGACCACCCAACACCAACACCACTAACAACCTCATTTTTACTATTCCCACCCCCATTTCCTCCCACCACCGCTCTACTAACATACGCCGCCGACTGTTCCTCCCCACTcaacctcctcctcctccagtTAATAAAAAGTCTCTGACTATCAAAACGATGTCGTTCAAACAAAACAACGTCACCAGCATCAAGACGTTTATCTTTAACATATCTACTCCAACCTTTAGTCAAAACATAGCTTTGACTACTATTCCAATAAGAGTAACGAAATCGCCAACACTTTCCTGATTCGTCTTCGAAGCTCAGTAACAACCCTTTGCACTCGGCAGAGTCACTGACTCCGCCGAGTGGAAAGTATTTTTCGGCATATTGTTTTGGGATAACAAGACGGTTAAGTTTACCTACATCTGAAGGTGTTAGTGGTTTTTCGAACATTGGTTCTTTTTCGTCTTCTGATTTTATTTCACCGGTCATGGTagtgctgttgttgttgttaggtatttcttcatcttccatGTTAACATGGTTGAAATGGGGAGTCATGTTTTCATGGATTTGTGAATTGTACCATGTGGGTTGGTGGTGATGGAGAGACCAAGAAGTGTTTTGAATTGGTTCAAGTAATATCatagtttgttgttgttgatgttgttgttgttgctgttgttgagtCCACCATAGTGATGTCTCTGGAAGATCCATATATgattatggaagaaaaaaaagggaaaattgATGAGAAAATttaagtgtgtgtgtgtgtgtgtgtgtgtgttgggAATGAATATTAATAGATAGAGAGAAagtgaaagagaaagagagggATATAGAATGGTTTGATGTAGAAGAGACGTGATGATTATGGTTTGATGTTGAAATTAAGTGTGGGATGGGAACTATATAGTACTATCTGATGGAGCTTGACAAAATATATGACAAAGAAAGAGAGAATAGGGACAATGGCAAATAAATATAGagtcaattttaaaatatattttctccaTTTCATATTAATTGTcttatttgaaaaaagaaatacaggtaaatttatttttaaatactataaaagtttaattttttaaaattaattattcacttttagtttatatttgtattttatagaaattattttgtataaaatacaaaattaataaaatttatcaagtttaacataatataatatctatatattatgttaaaaaacatgtcaaaattaaACCATTAGCCTAGtgatcaatttaattaattcgACATTTTTATCTCTATATTTATGGGCGAGGCATAGACTACTCTTCAAATATTGTGGATAAATTATACAATAAATAATGAAAGTTAGTTACATGAGTAAATATTTGTAAGTGGAACTCATTAATTTTTACTAcacctataaaaaaataatgtggctaatttttattgattgtaGAGTAAAATATCCTCAATTATAACCAATAAATTACTCCTTAAAATTTATTCCATGCATGTATCAATTATCTCTAATTATTGAGAAGAGGTGAGACAATTTGTATGCCTTGTAAAAATTAATGTACAATGTTATTGTTAGGCTAGGATgagattatattattaattttttttttttgaagcagtattattaaatatttatggTATAACTCTATTTCGACTCACTCAATAGTTTTAAATTGTCATGTAAATCCTGAAAAAATTCAATGACGTCTTGGATTGAAGTATCACTTATACTAATCCATTTAAGATatgtattttaataaataaagttttaaatTTCATTGAGATAGTTGTTTTCACTCAAATAATTTGTCTACACAATTACGATTTAGAGATTCACGATTTATaaacatatactaatattataGTTGATTGAGTTCATGAAACGATATACATTTGTCTCTGT from Trifolium pratense cultivar HEN17-A07 linkage group LG1, ARS_RC_1.1, whole genome shotgun sequence includes these protein-coding regions:
- the LOC123903268 gene encoding B3 domain-containing protein At2g36080-like, encoding MDLPETSLWWTQQQQQQQHQQQQTMILLEPIQNTSWSLHHHQPTWYNSQIHENMTPHFNHVNMEDEEIPNNNNSTTMTGEIKSEDEKEPMFEKPLTPSDVGKLNRLVIPKQYAEKYFPLGGVSDSAECKGLLLSFEDESGKCWRFRYSYWNSSQSYVLTKGWSRYVKDKRLDAGDVVLFERHRFDSQRLFINWRRRRLSGEEQSAAYVSRAVVGGNGGGNSKNEVVSGVGVGWSRGFYSAHVPYPAHHQVLPYQHDHCLHAGRGSQSQNQRTKPLGNSSSSSSSSRVLRLFGVNMECQPEHDSSTPQCSYDSNNMPLTQSTLDNNSPNLYQPNSSHNSNHHMLRHQPYYY